In a genomic window of Phacochoerus africanus isolate WHEZ1 chromosome 6, ROS_Pafr_v1, whole genome shotgun sequence:
- the PKLR gene encoding pyruvate kinase PKLR has product MSVQESMQPLGLLSCISKSQRDLAKSILFGAPGGKKGQQMPLKRRGRDRQACSGMEGPAGYLRRASLAQLTQELGTAFFQRQQLPAAMADSFLEHLCLLDIDSEPVAARSTSIIATIGPASRSVERLKEMIKAGMNIARLNFSHGSHEYHAESIANIREAVESFAGSPLIYRPVAIALDTKGPEIRTGIPQGGPTSEVELVKGSRVLVTVDPAFQKLGNATTVWVDYPNIIRVVPVGGRIYIDDGLISLVVTKIGPEGLETQVESGGVLGSRKGVNLPGTPVDLPGLSEQDVQDLQFGVEHGVDIVFASFVRKASDVAAVRAALGPEGQGIKIISKIENHEGVKKFDEILEVSDGIMVARGDLGIEIPAEKVFLAQKMMIGRCNLAGKPVVCATQMLESMITKPRPTRAETSDVANAVLDGADCIMLSGETAKGHFPVEAVKMQHAIAREAEAAVYHRQLFEELRRAAPLSRDPTEVTAIGAVEASFKCCAAAIIVLTKTGRSAQLLSRYRPRAAVIAVTRSAQAARQAHLCRGVFPVLYREPPEDIWADDVDRRVQFGIESGKLRGFLRLGDLVIVVTGWRPGSGYTNIMRVLSIT; this is encoded by the exons ATGTCAGTGCAGGAGAGCATGCAACCCCTGGGGCTTTTGTCATGCATCTCTAAGTCCCAAAGGGATTTAGCCAAGTCCATCCTGTTTGGGGCTCCAGGAGGTAAGAAGGGGCAACAGATGCCATtgaagagaagggggaggg ATAGACAGGCGTGCAGTGGCATGGAGG GGCCAGCGGGGTACCTACGGCGAGCCAGCTTAGCCCAACTGACCCAGGAGCTGGGCACTGCTTTCTTCCAGCGGCAACAGCTACCAGCTGCTATGGCAGACAGCTTCCTGGAACACCTCTGCCTACTGGACATCGATTCTGAGCCTGTGGCTGCTCGTAGTACCAGCATCATTGCCACCATCG GGCCGGCATCTCGCTCCGTGGAGCGCCTCAAGGAGATGATCAAGGCCGGGATGAACATCGCACGACTCAACTTCTCCCACGGCTCCCACGAG TACCACGCTGAGTCCATCGCCAACATCCGGGAGGCGGTGGAGAGCTTTGCAGGTTCCCCGCTCATCTACCGACCCGTGGCCATCGCTCTGGACACCAAGGGACCGGAGATACGCACTGGGATCCCGCAGGGG GGCCCGACGTCGGAAGTGGAGCTAGTGAAGGGCTCTCGCGTGCTGGTGACGGTGGACCCGGCGTTCCAGAAGCTGGGGAACGCGACCACCGTGTGGGTGGACTACCCCAATATCATCCGAGTCGTGCCGGTGGGGGGCCGCATCTACATTGACGATGGACTCATCTCCCTAGTGGTCACGAAAATCG GTCCAGAGGGCCTGGAGACCCAAGTGGAGAGCGGCGGTGTCCTGGGCAGCAGGAAGGGCGTGAATTTGCCGGGCACCCCGGTGGACCTGCCTGGGCTGTCTGAGCAAGATGTCCAGGACCTGCAATTTGGGGTGGAGCATGGCGTGGACATCGTCTTTGCCTCCTTTGTGCGGAAAGCCAGCGACGTGGCTGCCGTCAGGGCTGCTCTGGGGCCAGAAGGACAGGGTATCAAGATCATTAGCAAAATCGAGAACCATGAAGGCGTGAAGAA GTTTGATGAAATCCTGGAGGTGAGCGACGGCATCATGGTGGCACGAGGTGACCTGGGCATTGAAATCCCAGCCGAGAAGGTTTTCCTGGCTCAGAAGATGATGATCGGCCGTTGCAACTTGGCGGGCAAGCCAGTCGTCTGTGCTACACAG ATGCTGGAGAGCATGATCACCAAGCCCCGACCAACCCGGGCAGAGACGAGTGATGTGGCCAACGCCGTGCTGGATGGGGCAGACTGCATCATGCTGTCAGGGGAGACTGCCAAGGGCCACTTTCCTGTGGAGGCTGTAAAGATGCAGCATGCG ATTGCCCGGGAGGCAGAGGCTGCAGTGTACCACCGGCAGCTCTTTGAGGAGCTGCGCCGGGCAGCACCACTGAGCCGGGATCCCACTGAAGTCACTGCTATCGGCGCTGTGGAGGCTTCCTTCAAGTGCTGTGCTGCTGCCATCATTGTGTTGACCAAAACTGGCCG ctCAGCCCAGCTGCTGTCTCGGTACCGACCTCGGGCAGCAGTCATTGCTGTCACCCGCTCTGCCCAGGCTGCCCGCCAGGCCCACCTCTGCCGAGGAGTCTTCCCTGTGCTCTACCGTGAACCTCCAGAGGACATCTGGGCAGACGATGTGGATCGCCGGGTCCAATTTGGCATCGAAAGCG GAAAACTCCGTGGCTTCCTCCGTTTGGGGGACCTGGTGATTGTGGTGACAGGCTGGCGCCCCGGCTCCGGCTATACCAACATCATGCGGGTGCTGAGCATAACCTGA